A genomic window from Bradyrhizobium lupini includes:
- a CDS encoding YciI family protein, with protein sequence MLYAILAYHVEDEILSWTPEKDAAVVAKVIEVQAPLRASGHFGPAARLDETRKARTLRGPGAGVVLDGPFAETKEQLLGFHLVEYDTEEEAIAAARTLRQVNPSAVYEIRPVKLYVPADGFGATPSGE encoded by the coding sequence ATGCTTTACGCCATCCTGGCCTATCACGTGGAAGACGAGATCTTGTCCTGGACGCCCGAGAAGGACGCCGCGGTCGTGGCAAAGGTCATCGAGGTTCAGGCTCCCCTCCGGGCAAGCGGGCATTTTGGCCCGGCCGCCCGCCTGGATGAGACCCGAAAGGCCCGCACCTTGCGCGGCCCCGGCGCGGGCGTCGTGCTGGACGGCCCATTTGCCGAGACCAAGGAGCAGCTTCTGGGCTTCCACCTCGTCGAGTACGACACGGAAGAGGAGGCGATCGCGGCGGCGCGGACGCTGCGCCAGGTCAATCCCTCAGCGGTCTACGAAATCCGTCCGGTCAAGCTTTACGTGCCGGCCGACGGGTTCGGCGCGACGCCCTCCGGCGAATGA
- a CDS encoding TMEM175 family protein, with amino-acid sequence MTELKSDQFEMRRLESLSNTIFGVAMTLLAYDLPRAAVFTSAPDWNDLARVYSGKLAGLALSFIIAGVFWISHHRRLARQPVGSRGAVILNLFFLLSIVLLPVTNGLYTNYATSSAVAVLYGLHLTAIAGLNAWLWWRILGGWRQEIMASLFPLLVFIPGTVVAAFAPQVAPFVWFIAFGGLLIQRFYVGPTGTDN; translated from the coding sequence ATGACCGAGCTCAAATCCGACCAGTTCGAGATGCGACGGCTGGAATCGCTCAGCAACACCATCTTTGGCGTCGCCATGACGCTGCTCGCCTACGACCTGCCCAGGGCCGCGGTCTTCACCAGCGCGCCCGACTGGAACGATCTCGCCCGGGTCTATTCCGGCAAGCTCGCGGGTCTTGCGCTCAGCTTCATCATCGCCGGCGTGTTCTGGATCAGCCATCACCGGCGGCTGGCGCGCCAGCCCGTCGGCAGCCGCGGCGCGGTGATCCTCAATTTGTTCTTCCTGCTGTCGATCGTGCTGCTGCCGGTGACCAACGGCCTCTACACCAACTACGCCACGAGCAGTGCGGTCGCCGTGCTCTACGGCCTGCACCTGACTGCAATCGCCGGCCTCAATGCCTGGCTGTGGTGGAGGATCCTGGGCGGCTGGCGCCAGGAGATCATGGCCTCGTTGTTTCCGCTGCTGGTGTTTATCCCGGGCACGGTCGTTGCGGCGTTCGCGCCGCAAGTCGCGCCGTTCGTGTGGTTCATCGCCTTCGGCGGGCTGCTGATCCAGCGCTTCTATGTCGGGCCCACCGGGACGGACAATTAG
- a CDS encoding substrate-binding periplasmic protein — MRRIVVVCLLLLAAGPSQAQEVIRLARIADIPDQYVGGELLRAVYARLNIKLEFEDVPGKRALALSSTGEVQRIGTLSRDYPTLIQVTPAINYIEPTVFTTKLQFDVAGWNSIRDYSIGIVRGVGSSEAGTRGMTRVTATTSLDNMVKMLDADRIDVMVTDLFSGLAAVRKLNLQARIHPLSPPLERISIYHHLHERHRDLVPKVGRMIEQMEASGEIARLRETLIKQVLSGM, encoded by the coding sequence ATGAGGCGGATAGTCGTGGTCTGCCTGTTGCTGCTCGCGGCAGGCCCGTCGCAGGCGCAAGAGGTCATCAGGCTGGCGCGCATCGCCGATATCCCCGATCAATATGTCGGCGGCGAGCTGCTCCGCGCGGTCTATGCCCGGCTGAACATCAAGCTCGAATTCGAGGATGTGCCCGGCAAGCGCGCGCTCGCGCTGTCGAGCACCGGCGAGGTCCAGCGGATTGGAACGCTCTCTCGCGACTATCCGACGCTGATCCAGGTGACACCTGCGATCAATTACATCGAGCCTACTGTCTTCACCACGAAACTGCAGTTCGACGTCGCCGGCTGGAATTCAATTAGGGACTACAGCATCGGCATCGTACGCGGCGTCGGCTCGTCCGAAGCCGGTACGCGCGGCATGACCCGGGTCACGGCGACGACAAGCCTCGACAACATGGTCAAGATGCTCGACGCCGACCGCATCGACGTGATGGTCACCGACCTCTTCAGCGGGTTGGCTGCGGTGAGGAAACTCAATCTCCAGGCCAGGATCCACCCGCTCTCACCACCCCTCGAGCGCATCAGCATCTACCACCATCTGCATGAACGGCATCGCGATCTCGTGCCGAAGGTCGGAAGGATGATCGAGCAGATGGAGGCGAGCGGCGAAATCGCCCGGTTGCGGGAAACCCTGATCAAGCAGGTGCTGAGCGGGATGTGA